Proteins encoded by one window of Candidatus Polarisedimenticolaceae bacterium:
- a CDS encoding DUF1736 domain-containing protein, translating into MRTGANARWPLLVAFAALLVNLGTLGNGFALDDVALVRDNPAVATLEGVPRLFVQPYGASSGENSGLYRPLTLASFAVNRAVAGAGPRGYHAVNIVLNAAVAALVWFVLRRAGTHYGTALLGGALFAVHPLHAEAVANVAGRAELLAALFVLGAWLAHGSGRRVAAALLFLAAVLSKEGVVLAPVLFWADDRLRGERRPWSSYAGLAGAIAVLLVLRVIALGPHQGAGSAIPLDNPAAAAGVIPRLFTATWVQLKYALLAVWPHPLSCDYSFDVIPVVRSVVDPRLLGGLAFLAAVVFAVMRRNRPVALAAALWLVFFLPASNLLFPTGTIMAERLAYLPSLGVCLLAGHIGASFASRKTIVVAASIVAAASLATLTWQRNSVWKDNLTLATTDVGTYPSSAKLQAGAGIFLAAAGRDAEGEDHMRRALEIYPDYAQIHYNLAVLLVKRGARDEATLHLERASALAPDNPRPRKLLEQLRKN; encoded by the coding sequence ATGCGGACGGGGGCGAATGCGCGCTGGCCTCTCCTCGTCGCCTTCGCCGCCCTCCTCGTCAATCTCGGCACGCTCGGCAACGGATTCGCCCTCGACGACGTCGCGCTCGTCCGTGACAACCCGGCGGTCGCGACACTCGAGGGGGTCCCTCGCCTCTTCGTTCAGCCCTACGGCGCCAGCTCCGGGGAGAATTCCGGCCTCTACCGCCCGCTGACCCTCGCGAGCTTCGCTGTGAACCGCGCGGTGGCCGGCGCTGGTCCGCGCGGCTACCACGCCGTGAACATCGTGTTGAACGCCGCGGTCGCGGCGCTCGTCTGGTTCGTGCTGCGCCGCGCAGGCACGCACTACGGGACGGCTCTCCTCGGCGGGGCGCTCTTCGCCGTGCATCCGCTCCACGCGGAGGCGGTGGCGAATGTGGCCGGCCGCGCCGAGCTTCTCGCCGCGCTCTTCGTCCTCGGCGCGTGGCTCGCGCACGGCTCCGGGCGGCGCGTCGCCGCGGCCCTCCTCTTCCTCGCGGCGGTTCTGTCGAAGGAAGGGGTCGTGCTCGCGCCGGTTCTGTTCTGGGCCGACGACCGCCTCCGGGGCGAGCGACGACCATGGTCGTCCTACGCCGGCTTGGCGGGAGCGATCGCGGTGCTCTTGGTGCTGCGCGTCATCGCGCTCGGGCCGCACCAGGGCGCCGGGTCGGCGATCCCGCTCGACAATCCTGCCGCGGCGGCGGGAGTCATCCCCCGCCTTTTCACCGCGACGTGGGTCCAGTTGAAGTACGCGCTCCTCGCCGTATGGCCACACCCCCTGTCGTGCGACTACTCGTTCGACGTCATCCCGGTCGTGCGCTCCGTGGTCGACCCGCGCTTGCTCGGCGGCCTCGCCTTCCTCGCTGCCGTCGTCTTCGCCGTCATGCGGCGGAACCGGCCGGTGGCCCTGGCGGCCGCTCTGTGGCTCGTCTTCTTCCTTCCAGCGTCGAACCTCCTGTTCCCGACCGGCACGATCATGGCCGAGCGCCTCGCCTATCTGCCGTCTCTCGGCGTCTGCCTGCTCGCGGGGCACATCGGCGCGTCGTTCGCCTCGCGCAAGACGATCGTGGTCGCGGCCTCGATCGTGGCGGCTGCCTCGCTGGCGACCCTGACGTGGCAGCGAAACTCCGTCTGGAAGGACAACCTCACCCTGGCGACGACCGACGTCGGGACTTACCCGTCGTCCGCGAAGCTGCAGGCGGGCGCCGGGATCTTCCTCGCGGCCGCCGGCCGCGACGCGGAGGGCGAGGACCACATGCGCCGCGCGCTCGAGATCTACCCCGACTACGCGCAGATCCACTACAACCTCGCGGTCCTTCTGGTGAAGCGCGGTGCGCGCGACGAGGCGACCTTGCATCTCGAGCGGGCTTCGGCGCTGGCGCCGGACAACCCGCGGCCGAGGAAGCTCCTCGAGCAGCTCCGGAAGAACTAG
- a CDS encoding D-alanyl-D-alanine carboxypeptidase, with protein sequence MTGRRLALALLIALAFVHPSEAAAPARPAKNTRHATHRAVKPPAMVWHVESIDGTVLDSRDADAPINPASVMKVATSWWALEKLGPDYRFTTSFYARGTLEPEKGQLRGDLVVKSNGDPDFQAENAFLVAQSLNKMGIKRITGSVVVDASFWMGWENGSEGRNPDEDARAETMAARLRSVLDVRRWTRHTRSAWIDYVARTGTPRNPVPSVQVIGGIKYEREPATTTLLFEHRSKALADTLRRFNCFSNNDIERVGMSIGSPSDLAVMLADRLVAANAPVLVDTTSGLGENRLSPRQIVAMLRGFRATASGIGLPVEQLLPVSGCDPGTVTGAFPRLASPPYAKALVAKTGTLTSTDGGITVLAGFLNTAQGEVVFCVAVPHAAGRIHQARRTEESFVLDLIAQHGGAMPRTCGPPLLAPDEQATIITAASASSHGSGNVTSAR encoded by the coding sequence TTGACCGGACGTCGTCTCGCCCTCGCCCTCCTGATCGCCCTCGCCTTCGTCCATCCCTCGGAAGCCGCCGCGCCCGCGCGGCCCGCGAAGAACACCCGGCACGCCACGCACCGCGCGGTGAAGCCGCCCGCGATGGTGTGGCACGTCGAGTCGATCGACGGCACGGTCCTCGACTCGCGCGACGCCGACGCGCCGATCAACCCGGCGTCGGTCATGAAGGTGGCCACGTCCTGGTGGGCGCTCGAGAAGCTGGGCCCGGACTACCGCTTCACGACGAGCTTCTACGCCCGCGGCACTCTCGAGCCCGAGAAGGGCCAGCTCCGCGGCGACCTCGTGGTGAAGAGCAACGGCGATCCGGACTTCCAGGCCGAGAACGCGTTCCTCGTCGCGCAGTCGCTCAACAAGATGGGGATCAAGCGCATCACGGGGTCGGTCGTCGTCGACGCGTCGTTCTGGATGGGCTGGGAGAACGGCTCCGAGGGACGGAACCCCGACGAGGACGCGCGCGCCGAGACGATGGCGGCGCGCCTCCGCTCGGTCCTCGACGTCCGCCGCTGGACGCGCCACACACGCTCGGCCTGGATCGACTACGTCGCCCGCACCGGCACGCCGCGCAATCCCGTCCCGAGCGTCCAGGTCATCGGCGGGATCAAGTACGAGCGCGAGCCGGCGACCACGACGCTCCTCTTCGAGCACCGCAGCAAGGCCTTGGCGGACACCCTCCGGCGCTTCAATTGCTTCTCGAACAACGACATCGAGCGCGTGGGGATGTCGATCGGCTCGCCGAGCGATCTCGCCGTGATGCTCGCCGACCGTCTCGTGGCGGCGAATGCCCCCGTCCTCGTCGACACGACCTCGGGGCTCGGCGAGAACCGCCTGTCGCCCCGGCAGATCGTCGCGATGCTCCGCGGATTCCGCGCGACGGCTTCGGGAATCGGCCTCCCGGTCGAGCAGCTCCTCCCGGTGTCCGGATGCGATCCGGGAACCGTCACCGGCGCGTTCCCGCGGCTCGCGTCGCCGCCGTACGCCAAGGCGCTCGTCGCCAAGACGGGGACGCTGACGTCGACCGACGGCGGGATCACGGTGCTCGCCGGGTTCCTCAATACCGCCCAGGGCGAGGTGGTCTTCTGTGTCGCGGTGCCGCACGCGGCCGGACGCATCCACCAGGCGCGCCGGACCGAAGAGAGCTTCGTGCTCGACCTCATCGCGCAGCACGGCGGAGCGATGCCGCGCACGTGCGGGCCGCCGCTGCTCGCCCCCGACGAGCAGGCGACGATCATCACCGCCGCCTCCGCGTCGTCGCACGGCTCCGGCAACGTGACCTCCGCGCGCTGA
- a CDS encoding CCA tRNA nucleotidyltransferase gives MVLKKIRALLGRKPGRAAAAAAEAAPAAPAANVPAVVPVHRGPEVVHHPVALQDLDADAVRIVKRLARFDHTAYLVGGCVRDLLLERKPKDFDIGTSATPRQIKRLFSNCRIIGRRFRLAHIYFQNGKIIEVATFRAKDNGAEADEAAAAATAAPAVEADDILIRDDNVFGTPEEDALRRDFTINALFYDVNAETVIDHADGLSDLRRKLVRTIGDPAVRFREDPIRILRAIKFAARLDFAIESGTLAALTATRGEIPKAAPPRVLEEFNRFCRGGAGRRSFELCFETGVFEIILPEVASLYAENGAERRALLALLDAIDRRWAAGAAVGTAEIFSALLFAAAAPQLGWPLGGEERREPRGDVRGIIEAVLRPIALRLRLSRRDQEHTRQTLIILQRMVPWKPLRRGTRHTLMRRPAFADALAMLDALGPVLGGIFAESATAWRESLDEPGAQAVPAHEAAHEAAHERPAEGTNGGERRRRGRRGGRRRHREREESPSAPASSPAPAPVRAATMPPVWDDNYFFAALPSVPKRHTESSDGDTDRYGADVVAASPTPVEPHTNPSPRKARRRRGGRGRRKPGPILPDGDSSSPDGGES, from the coding sequence ATGGTTCTGAAGAAGATCCGGGCGCTCCTGGGCCGCAAGCCCGGGCGAGCGGCGGCCGCCGCGGCCGAGGCCGCGCCCGCCGCGCCCGCTGCAAACGTACCGGCCGTCGTGCCGGTCCACCGCGGCCCGGAAGTCGTACACCACCCCGTCGCCCTCCAGGACCTCGACGCCGACGCCGTGCGGATCGTGAAGCGCCTCGCTCGGTTCGACCACACCGCGTATCTCGTGGGCGGCTGCGTGCGGGACCTGCTCCTCGAGCGGAAGCCGAAGGATTTCGACATCGGCACTTCGGCGACGCCGCGCCAGATCAAGCGCCTCTTCTCGAACTGCCGGATCATCGGCCGCCGGTTCCGGCTTGCGCACATCTATTTCCAGAACGGCAAGATCATCGAGGTCGCGACCTTCCGGGCGAAGGATAACGGCGCCGAGGCGGACGAAGCCGCTGCCGCGGCGACGGCAGCGCCGGCGGTCGAGGCCGACGACATTCTCATCCGCGACGACAACGTCTTCGGCACCCCCGAAGAAGACGCCCTCAGGCGCGACTTCACCATCAACGCGCTCTTCTACGACGTCAACGCGGAGACGGTCATCGACCACGCCGACGGTCTCTCCGACCTCCGCCGCAAGCTCGTCCGGACGATCGGCGACCCGGCGGTGCGGTTCCGCGAGGATCCGATCCGCATCCTCCGCGCCATCAAGTTCGCCGCGCGCCTCGACTTCGCGATCGAGAGCGGGACCCTGGCGGCGCTCACGGCGACGCGCGGCGAGATCCCCAAGGCGGCGCCGCCGCGCGTGCTCGAGGAATTCAACCGGTTCTGCCGCGGGGGCGCCGGGCGCCGCTCGTTCGAGCTGTGCTTCGAGACCGGCGTCTTCGAGATCATCCTCCCCGAGGTCGCCTCCCTCTACGCGGAGAACGGCGCGGAGCGACGGGCGCTCCTGGCCCTGCTCGATGCGATCGACCGGCGCTGGGCGGCGGGCGCCGCGGTCGGCACCGCCGAGATCTTCTCCGCTCTGCTCTTCGCCGCGGCGGCGCCGCAGCTCGGTTGGCCGCTCGGCGGTGAAGAGCGGCGAGAGCCGCGCGGCGACGTGCGCGGCATCATCGAAGCGGTGCTCCGGCCGATCGCCCTGAGGCTGCGGCTCTCGCGGCGCGACCAGGAGCACACGCGGCAGACCCTCATCATCCTTCAACGGATGGTCCCCTGGAAGCCGCTCCGCCGCGGGACGCGTCATACGCTCATGCGGCGGCCGGCGTTCGCCGACGCGCTCGCCATGCTCGACGCCCTGGGCCCGGTCCTGGGAGGGATCTTCGCGGAGTCGGCGACGGCGTGGCGCGAGTCGCTCGACGAGCCCGGCGCGCAGGCGGTGCCCGCGCACGAGGCCGCACACGAGGCCGCACACGAGAGGCCGGCCGAGGGAACGAACGGCGGCGAGCGCCGGCGACGCGGGCGGCGCGGCGGGAGACGCCGGCATCGCGAGCGCGAGGAATCGCCGTCGGCGCCGGCATCGTCTCCCGCACCGGCGCCGGTGCGCGCCGCGACGATGCCGCCGGTGTGGGACGACAACTATTTCTTCGCGGCGCTCCCGTCGGTCCCCAAGCGCCACACCGAATCGAGCGACGGCGACACCGATCGCTACGGCGCAGACGTCGTGGCGGCGAGTCCGACGCCGGTGGAACCGCATACGAATCCGTCCCCACGCAAGGCGAGGCGGCGCCGCGGCGGGCGGGGCCGTCGCAAGCCGGGGCCTATACTCCCTGATGGCGATTCTTCCTCGCCGGATGGAGGCGAATCATGA
- a CDS encoding Smr/MutS family protein: MSDEEVRLPIEDSIDLHAFAPRDVHDVVLSYLEAAHEAGFSEVRIIHGRGIGAQREIVRALLARHPLVRSFADADPARGGWGATIAIFEGPHPRG; the protein is encoded by the coding sequence GTGAGCGACGAGGAAGTCCGCCTCCCGATCGAGGACTCGATCGATCTCCACGCCTTCGCGCCCAGGGACGTCCACGACGTCGTCCTGTCCTACCTCGAGGCGGCGCACGAGGCCGGGTTCTCCGAGGTGCGCATCATCCACGGACGCGGGATCGGCGCGCAGCGCGAGATCGTCCGCGCTCTCCTCGCGCGCCACCCGCTCGTGCGCTCGTTCGCCGATGCGGACCCGGCGCGTGGAGGATGGGGCGCGACGATCGCGATCTTCGAAGGGCCGCATCCGCGCGGTTGA
- a CDS encoding CBS domain-containing protein, whose translation MLAKSLMVTHIATVKDDLPVEDLCDVLQAAHVNGLPVLNDGGELVGIVTEQDVLYGTMGGDNGDGHPALLVRDIMTSPAVCATGDTDVVELCRLMWGMRIHRIPIVSDGRFVGMVSSLDLVRAVAEGALRP comes from the coding sequence ATGCTAGCGAAAAGCCTCATGGTGACCCATATCGCGACCGTCAAAGACGACCTGCCGGTCGAGGACCTCTGCGACGTCCTTCAGGCGGCGCACGTCAACGGCCTGCCGGTCCTGAACGACGGGGGCGAGCTGGTCGGGATCGTCACCGAGCAGGACGTCCTCTACGGCACCATGGGAGGGGACAACGGCGACGGCCACCCCGCGCTCCTCGTCCGGGACATCATGACGTCCCCCGCGGTCTGCGCGACGGGCGACACCGACGTCGTCGAGCTGTGCCGCCTCATGTGGGGGATGCGGATCCACCGGATCCCGATCGTGAGCGACGGGCGCTTCGTCGGCATGGTTTCTTCGCTCGACCTCGTCCGCGCGGTCGCCGAGGGGGCCCTGCGTCCGTGA
- a CDS encoding MATE family efflux transporter — MTSATPTPIAPVAGLRAETGRLLKLAGPVMIAYLGTISMGTVDMKMAGLLGAQALAAAALGHTWSVTAAIFVWGAGRALDPVVAQAQGAGDVRGAGLGLTRGLAMTAVLAIPVAGLYAFAGPVLRALGQPGELVPMARAFCLGLIPGLPAIFAFIVLRNFLQAVGVVRPASYAILIANLANAGLDYVLMFGKLGLPALGVTGCAISTSINEWLMLGLLVFFSRRTLKTYWPGWAGAFDAGPLRRITRLGVTLGAQFALEVWAFHAAGFMMGRLGTTAFAAHAIAINLATISFMVPAGIGAAAATRIGHLVGSGNAWPRSAALGIGLGALVMIVPAALFIFAPRALASFYTGDAAVLAAAAIILPLAGAFQLFDGIQAVAFGVLRGAGDTHLPAAANVIGYWVLGLPAGWILAFTLDRGVGGVWSGLVLGLAVVAAILLARVAFLAKRGARRVVL; from the coding sequence GTGACCTCCGCCACGCCCACTCCGATCGCGCCGGTCGCCGGGCTGCGGGCAGAGACGGGCCGCCTCCTCAAGCTCGCCGGGCCCGTGATGATCGCCTACCTGGGGACCATCTCGATGGGAACCGTCGACATGAAGATGGCGGGTCTCCTCGGGGCTCAGGCGCTCGCGGCGGCGGCGCTCGGCCATACCTGGAGCGTGACCGCCGCGATCTTCGTGTGGGGCGCCGGTCGTGCGCTCGATCCTGTCGTCGCGCAGGCTCAAGGGGCGGGAGATGTGCGCGGGGCCGGGCTCGGGCTCACGCGAGGTCTCGCGATGACGGCGGTCCTCGCGATCCCGGTCGCCGGTCTCTACGCGTTCGCGGGGCCGGTGCTCCGCGCCCTCGGCCAGCCCGGCGAGCTGGTCCCGATGGCGCGGGCGTTCTGCCTCGGGCTCATCCCCGGTCTGCCGGCGATCTTCGCGTTCATCGTGCTCCGCAACTTCCTCCAGGCCGTCGGCGTCGTGAGGCCGGCGAGCTACGCGATCCTCATCGCGAACCTCGCCAACGCCGGCCTGGACTACGTCCTCATGTTCGGCAAGCTCGGTCTCCCCGCTCTCGGTGTCACCGGCTGCGCGATCTCCACGTCGATCAACGAGTGGCTGATGCTCGGCCTGCTCGTCTTCTTCTCGCGGCGTACGCTCAAGACGTACTGGCCGGGATGGGCGGGCGCCTTCGACGCGGGGCCGCTCCGCCGGATCACGCGCCTGGGCGTGACCCTCGGCGCGCAATTCGCGCTCGAAGTGTGGGCGTTCCACGCCGCCGGATTCATGATGGGGCGCCTCGGGACGACCGCGTTCGCCGCGCACGCGATCGCGATCAACCTCGCGACGATCTCGTTCATGGTCCCGGCGGGGATCGGCGCCGCGGCGGCGACCCGGATCGGACACCTCGTCGGCTCGGGAAACGCGTGGCCGCGCTCCGCGGCGCTCGGCATCGGGCTCGGTGCGCTCGTCATGATCGTGCCCGCGGCACTCTTCATCTTCGCTCCGCGGGCGCTCGCATCCTTCTATACGGGCGACGCCGCCGTGCTCGCGGCGGCCGCGATCATCCTCCCGCTGGCCGGGGCGTTCCAGCTCTTCGACGGCATCCAGGCGGTCGCCTTCGGCGTGCTGCGCGGCGCCGGAGATACGCATCTTCCCGCCGCGGCGAACGTGATCGGCTACTGGGTCCTGGGACTCCCGGCGGGCTGGATCCTCGCGTTCACGCTGGATCGAGGGGTCGGCGGCGTGTGGAGCGGTCTCGTCCTCGGTCTCGCCGTCGTCGCGGCGATCCTGCTGGCGCGCGTCGCGTTTTTGGCGAAACGGGGGGCACGGAGGGTGGTGCTGTAA
- a CDS encoding (2Fe-2S)-binding protein encodes MKALLPLALKVNGEAVEAAVAPYKTLLEVLREDLGLTGTKHGCELGECGACAVLLDGTPVLSCLVVAAACDGRSVETVEGMAGRDGALHPLQAAFADLGAAQCGYCTPGFLLTAKHLLEANPSPTRDEIADALSGNLCRCTGYNQIFEAVEEAAARLRGERTEAGSERWAKTGDPLAAEVRKR; translated from the coding sequence GTGAAAGCGCTCCTGCCCCTCGCCCTCAAGGTCAACGGAGAGGCGGTCGAGGCGGCCGTCGCTCCGTACAAGACGCTCCTCGAGGTCCTCCGCGAGGACCTCGGCCTGACCGGAACGAAGCACGGCTGCGAGCTGGGCGAATGCGGCGCCTGCGCCGTGCTCCTCGACGGCACGCCGGTGCTCTCGTGCCTGGTGGTCGCGGCGGCGTGCGACGGCCGATCGGTCGAGACGGTCGAGGGGATGGCGGGCCGCGACGGCGCGCTCCACCCCCTGCAGGCGGCGTTCGCGGATCTCGGCGCCGCCCAGTGCGGCTATTGCACGCCCGGCTTCCTGCTGACCGCGAAGCATCTCCTCGAGGCGAACCCGAGCCCGACCAGGGACGAGATCGCCGACGCGCTCTCGGGGAACCTCTGCCGCTGCACCGGCTACAACCAGATCTTCGAGGCGGTCGAGGAAGCGGCGGCGCGCTTGCGGGGCGAGCGCACCGAGGCCGGGTCCGAGCGCTGGGCGAAGACCGGCGACCCGCTCGCGGCCGAAGTGCGCAAGCGATGA
- a CDS encoding carbon-nitrogen hydrolase family protein, whose amino-acid sequence MSPRRRQVFTAAAVQMRSTTDRERNLALAERLAARAAAAGAELIAFPENVAYLRREGEAAPPAEPRSGPTFRRFAAMAKKHGVHVLAGSIAERGGRRGRVYNTSVLFGPDGRAAAAYRKMHLFDVAIGDQAVFRESAFVQAGERPVVARTPLGPLGLSICYDLRFPELYRRLTLRGATVLLVPSAFTAYTGRFHWTALLRARAIENLAWVIAPAQWGTHHPGRVSYGHTAIVDPWGEVVAEKARGDGVVVASIDLDRQAEIRRELPALRHVRRTLLS is encoded by the coding sequence TTGAGCCCGAGGCGGCGCCAGGTCTTCACGGCCGCGGCGGTGCAGATGCGCTCGACGACCGATCGTGAGCGGAATCTCGCCCTGGCCGAGCGCCTGGCCGCGCGTGCCGCCGCGGCCGGGGCCGAGCTGATCGCGTTCCCCGAGAACGTCGCCTATCTCCGCCGTGAGGGCGAAGCCGCGCCGCCGGCCGAGCCTCGGTCCGGTCCGACGTTCAGGCGGTTCGCCGCGATGGCGAAGAAGCACGGCGTTCACGTGCTCGCGGGCTCGATCGCGGAACGGGGAGGGCGCCGTGGCCGCGTCTACAACACGTCCGTCCTCTTCGGCCCCGACGGCCGCGCCGCGGCCGCGTACCGGAAGATGCACCTCTTCGACGTCGCGATCGGCGACCAGGCGGTCTTCCGTGAGTCGGCGTTCGTTCAGGCCGGCGAGCGCCCGGTGGTGGCGCGCACTCCCCTCGGCCCGCTCGGCCTCTCGATCTGCTACGACCTTCGCTTTCCGGAGCTGTACCGGCGCCTCACGCTGCGCGGGGCGACGGTGCTCCTCGTCCCCTCGGCGTTCACCGCCTACACGGGCCGCTTCCATTGGACCGCGCTCCTCCGCGCTCGTGCGATCGAGAACCTCGCGTGGGTCATCGCCCCGGCGCAGTGGGGCACGCACCATCCGGGCCGCGTCTCCTACGGCCACACGGCGATCGTCGATCCGTGGGGGGAGGTCGTCGCGGAGAAGGCACGCGGGGACGGCGTCGTCGTGGCGAGCATCGACCTCGATCGCCAGGCCGAGATCCGCCGCGAGCTTCCGGCGCTCCGCCACGTGCGGCGCACCCTGTTATCCTGA
- a CDS encoding HAD family hydrolase, whose amino-acid sequence MSPRRIETVLLDAGGVLLDLDYAFLQRLLDARHVKTAVGELSLAESIARTAIDRRVREGGRTSDAWRDYFRILLARVGVPPEWTEEIIDTLAEAHERVGLWTVAIDGAVDAVSKLKRAGYRLGVVSNAEGRVERDLSGAGFAGLFETVVDSHLVGVEKPDPKIFHIALERLKAPAETALFLGDVPAVDVAGAEAAGLRAVLLDRHDLYADATARRVTSIRDFPGMVQSL is encoded by the coding sequence ATGAGCCCGCGCCGGATCGAGACCGTCCTTCTCGATGCCGGCGGCGTGCTGCTCGATCTCGACTACGCGTTTCTTCAGAGACTGCTCGACGCACGTCACGTGAAGACGGCGGTGGGCGAGCTGTCGCTCGCCGAGTCGATCGCACGCACGGCGATCGACCGCCGCGTACGTGAAGGCGGGCGGACTTCGGATGCGTGGCGCGACTACTTCCGCATCCTCCTCGCCCGCGTCGGCGTCCCGCCGGAATGGACCGAGGAGATCATCGACACCCTCGCCGAGGCCCACGAGCGCGTCGGTCTCTGGACCGTCGCGATCGACGGCGCGGTGGACGCCGTGTCAAAGCTGAAGCGCGCGGGGTACCGCCTCGGCGTCGTCAGCAACGCGGAAGGCCGGGTCGAGCGCGATCTCTCCGGCGCCGGCTTCGCGGGTCTATTCGAGACGGTCGTCGACTCGCACCTCGTCGGCGTGGAGAAACCCGACCCGAAGATCTTCCACATCGCGCTCGAGCGGCTGAAGGCGCCGGCGGAAACGGCGCTCTTCCTCGGCGACGTCCCCGCGGTCGACGTCGCAGGCGCGGAAGCCGCGGGCCTTCGCGCCGTCCTCCTCGACCGGCACGACCTCTACGCCGACGCGACAGCCAGGCGCGTCACGTCCATCCGCGACTTCCCGGGGATGGTCCAGTCGCTCTAG